GTCGCTGCTGGCCCCCGCGATTGAGATGTCCGAGGGAAAGTCACTGCCTGCCTGGATGCCTGCCGCCATCGGCTTTCTGGCGGGGGGCGTTTGCCTGCGCGGTGTCGACTGGATACTGCCTCACGTTCACCCGAGAATGCCGGACGGCCGGGTGGAAGGTGTCTCTACCAGTTGGCAGCGGAGCGTGCTTCTGGTTATGGCGATCACCCTGCACAACGTGCCTGAAGGCTTGGCGGTGGGTGTAGCTTTCGGGGCCGTTGCAGCCGGTTTGCCGTCGGCGACGCTGACCGGAGCCATTGCTCTGGCCATCGGTATCGCCATACAGAATTTCCCGGAAGGACTGGCCGTTTCAATGCCGCTGCGGCGGGAGGGTCTGTCTCGGGGGAGATGTTTCTGGTACGGTCAGCTTTCCGGAGTGGTGGAACCGGCGGCGGGCGTCCTCGGCGCCGCCCTGGTACTGATAGTGCAACCCATTCTCCCTTATGCACTTGCCTTCGCAGCCGGAGCCATGATATTTGTCGTCGTAGAGGAACTGATTCCGGAATCACAGACCGGCGGTCACTCCGATGCCGCTACCATGGGAGCCGTGCTCGGATTTACGGTGATGATGGTACTCGACGTCGCCCTGGGATAGCCGACCGACCTCGCACGCCCGGCCCGGTAGCCTCAGCCCGGATCGCCCGGCCGACGGTGGCCGGCGCTGGTTGGCGGCTGAGATTAGTCTCTGCGTTGAAACGATGATGGACAATAGGGATCGTCACCGCAAGCGGTGGTTTCGGATCAATGCTGTCTGACTGCGGGCTTGGTAGTCACACCACTCGTCATGTCAGTGCCTGCGGCCGCCCGTCTTGACATTCTGTCCTCAAACCTGGTTGTCGGCCGATGATGTCATTGGATCTTCCTGAGGCGGGGGTGTCCTCTTCACGCCAGGACAGCCCCGCAATGTTCCCGGACATGACTCGTCCTTCAAGTTGTACTGACAGAATCTGTCAGTGACGATTTCTTGCTTAACGGGTCTAATGACCTGCCGATAAAAGGGGTGACAATGTCCGACAGGGGTTTGCGCAACGAGTAGTCTTGCTGCAAAGAACCTGGACACACGACCCTACTGTGTAGGGCAGGCGGCTTAATGGGTAACTGGAGATTTGCAAGCACACCTCCCCAGGACGCTCGTTCTCAAGGGGGCATGAAGCGTTGGACAGCGGCGGCGCCGCTGGTCACGATGTTACTGACCCTGGCCATTACGAGTCTCCTCGTGTATGACCACCTGGCGCATCACTCCGAGCTGAAAAGACAACTCCTGCTCGAGAAGTCTGCCAGGCTGGACGATACGTGCGAGCACGTGCGAGGGTTCTTCAACGGCATTCATACCGTGCTGTCGTTCATCAGCCACGACGCAGGCGTGACAACGTCCGGATTTCATTCTTATCCGCTGGTTGAGGATATCGCAGCCGGACCTCTGAAGCGAGGCGAGTTGAAGGGGTTGTACGTCCTTGAAAATCAACCGGACTGGACTCTGCGGCCGCTCGTGCCCGTCGGAGACAGTATCCATAACGGCTCAGAGATTGCGGATCTCGGGTGCGTGCGATCTGCTCTCGAAATGCAGAGAAGCTCGTTTGACCGCAATCCGGACCTCAGGGGGCTTTTGAGCGATCCCGTTTTCCGGAATGTCGGTCCGGAGTGCGTGCTTTACTCGGTGCCGGTCAGGTCAGGGGGGAAACTGGACGGTATGATTGTCGGTGTGGTTCCGACCGGCAGTCTCGCCGCAGAACTGCAGAGCAACGACTACCGGCCCTCGGTTCTCCTGGCCGGTGAAGGCGGTACGATTGTAAGTTGCGGTGAAGGTTCGGAGGCCATGTATGACTGGTTCAACTCGCGGTTCCGCCAGCATGGGGTGGCCTCCGTCTTTGCCGACCGTCCCGCCGCGTTCAGGATCGGGTCGGGGATGATACTGTGGAGGACGGCCACTCTGCCCTCCGGGCAGCCGCTGTGGCTGGCCGTGCAATACCATGAGTCGGTGCTCCTGGAACAGGGTGGGTATCTTCATCACTGGGTAATTCCAATAGCAGGACTTGCAACCGCTCTGGTCCTGGCACTGATGGCCGGCCTGGTGCTCCTCAGGCGCGGTGATACGCGCCGGTTCGTCCGTGAACGTCAGTGCGCCGAAGCACAACGTCAGAAGCTCCAGCAGGAGCTCGAGCGCTCGCGCAGAATGGAGTCGGTTGGGCTGCTGGCGGGCGGGGTGGCGCATGACCTGAACAACATGATCGGCCCGCTGGTTGCATACCCGGAACTCATACTCTCGGAGCTTCCTGACGACAGTCCCGTTCGCCGTGACCTTGAGATTATCGGTAAGTCCGCCAGGCGGGCAGCCGAGGTCGTTCAGGACCTGCTGGCGATGGCGCGCCGCGGCCGCTACGAAATGAGACCGGTCAACCTGAACGAGCTTGTCGAGGAATACCTTGATTCGGCCGGTTTTCGGGACCAGAGATCGCGGCATCCGGCGGTCGCGGTGAATACTCCCCTGGATCACTCGATTGCCAACGTCATGGGGTCACCGGCTCACCTTTCCAAGGTAGTCATGAATCTGGTGATTAACGCATACGACGCCATGCCGGACGGCGGCACGCTTAACATCAGCACCGGGCAGGCCTATCTCGACCGACTCCAGAGCGGGTATGACCAGATTGACAAGGGTGAATACGTGCTGCTGACCGTGACTGACAGCGGGATTGGCATCAACCCGCAGGACATTCCGAACGTCTTCGAACCCTATTATTCCAAGAAGAAGATGGGACGAAGCGGCAGCGGGCTTGGGCTGGCCGTGGTGTACGGCATTCTGAAAGATCACGAGGGCTATTACGACGTTCGTTCGGAGGTCGGCACGGGCAGCGATTTCACCATGTATTTCCCGATTACACATGTGGCCGCGGACCAGGCTGCCCGGGCCGAGGCCCGCACCGGCACAGAGTCCATTCTCGTGGTGGACGACGTCCCCGAACAGCTTGAGTTGACCTGTCGACTGCTCTCCGGCCTTGGCTACGTGGTCGAAGGTGTCGGCACCGGGAGGGAGGCCGCAGCCTGCGTGCAACGGACGCCGCCTGATCTGGTGGTCCTCGACATGATTCTTGAGAAAGACTTTGACGGTCTGGATGCGTACCGGGAGATGGCAAAATATCATCCCGGCCAAAAGGCCGTCGTCGTCAGCGGGTTCACGGCCACCAGGCGGGTGCAGCAACTCCTGGCCCAGTGTGCCGGTCAGTTCCTGGAGAAGCCGTTCACCCGCGAAATGCTCGGTGAGGCGGTGAGACTCGAACTGGATCGCACTTGCCCCGAAGCGGTGGCGCCACAGGATCGAGGGGCCGTGCCGGACCGGCAGACATGATCCCGTCCAGAGCCGTTTCCATCTGTTACCCCATTCATCCTGATCGCAAGTCCAGCCGAGCCTGCTACCGGGGATATTTACTCTTGACAATGGTCACGGTAGACGCCGACATTTAAGCAGCCCCGGCAATCCCGACATCACACGAGCAAACTCCGACTTAGACGTGCCGACCCGCAGCCGTAACAGGGCTGCTGATGAGATGAGCCCAGGTCGGAAACCTGACAATTGCCGCCGAAGGTAAGGGGACAGTGTGACGGAGTATGATAGCAGCCGGCTTCTGGCTCCCGTTCTAATTCGAAGATTTGCAATAGATTAAGCGGGCCGAGCTCGGTTGCAGCCGTAATCGAGGGCTTACGGGACAAAATCTACAGTTTTAATATTGTTTTTTTTCCGAGACGGTCGATAAGCATACCACGACCAAATGCACAGCATTTACGGGGAGAATATGAATCGAGGGGACCGAAACAAGAGGCATGCGTCGGGCTGGATGGTCGTACTGACCGC
The sequence above is drawn from the Acidobacteriota bacterium genome and encodes:
- a CDS encoding ATP-binding protein, producing MKRWTAAAPLVTMLLTLAITSLLVYDHLAHHSELKRQLLLEKSARLDDTCEHVRGFFNGIHTVLSFISHDAGVTTSGFHSYPLVEDIAAGPLKRGELKGLYVLENQPDWTLRPLVPVGDSIHNGSEIADLGCVRSALEMQRSSFDRNPDLRGLLSDPVFRNVGPECVLYSVPVRSGGKLDGMIVGVVPTGSLAAELQSNDYRPSVLLAGEGGTIVSCGEGSEAMYDWFNSRFRQHGVASVFADRPAAFRIGSGMILWRTATLPSGQPLWLAVQYHESVLLEQGGYLHHWVIPIAGLATALVLALMAGLVLLRRGDTRRFVRERQCAEAQRQKLQQELERSRRMESVGLLAGGVAHDLNNMIGPLVAYPELILSELPDDSPVRRDLEIIGKSARRAAEVVQDLLAMARRGRYEMRPVNLNELVEEYLDSAGFRDQRSRHPAVAVNTPLDHSIANVMGSPAHLSKVVMNLVINAYDAMPDGGTLNISTGQAYLDRLQSGYDQIDKGEYVLLTVTDSGIGINPQDIPNVFEPYYSKKKMGRSGSGLGLAVVYGILKDHEGYYDVRSEVGTGSDFTMYFPITHVAADQAARAEARTGTESILVVDDVPEQLELTCRLLSGLGYVVEGVGTGREAAACVQRTPPDLVVLDMILEKDFDGLDAYREMAKYHPGQKAVVVSGFTATRRVQQLLAQCAGQFLEKPFTREMLGEAVRLELDRTCPEAVAPQDRGAVPDRQT
- a CDS encoding ZIP family metal transporter produces the protein MDWFLGLNPILQALAATLFTWAATAAGAAGVFLARQPTKRAMDIMLGFAAGIMIAASFWSLLAPAIEMSEGKSLPAWMPAAIGFLAGGVCLRGVDWILPHVHPRMPDGRVEGVSTSWQRSVLLVMAITLHNVPEGLAVGVAFGAVAAGLPSATLTGAIALAIGIAIQNFPEGLAVSMPLRREGLSRGRCFWYGQLSGVVEPAAGVLGAALVLIVQPILPYALAFAAGAMIFVVVEELIPESQTGGHSDAATMGAVLGFTVMMVLDVALG